The following are encoded in a window of Lacinutrix sp. WUR7 genomic DNA:
- a CDS encoding RNA polymerase sigma factor, with amino-acid sequence MEIEEAIQRAKKNEQKAFNFLLNTFWDDVYGFQLKRIQNENDAEDVTIQTFSRAFDKIETYNTEYKFKTWLITISKNIHIDLLRKEKRSISADMSKDDENSLFQILDETPSAEDKLITEQNLAKLLRDIKKLKPHYQEVINLRYFQELSYKEISTQLNEPINNVKVKLLRAKKLLAEIIQKK; translated from the coding sequence TTGGAAATAGAAGAAGCTATACAAAGAGCAAAAAAAAACGAACAAAAGGCATTTAATTTTTTACTAAACACCTTTTGGGATGACGTATATGGTTTTCAGTTAAAACGTATTCAAAATGAAAACGATGCCGAAGACGTTACCATTCAAACCTTTTCTAGAGCTTTTGACAAAATAGAGACGTACAACACCGAATATAAGTTTAAGACTTGGCTGATTACCATTTCTAAAAACATTCATATCGATTTATTGCGAAAAGAAAAACGTTCTATTTCTGCAGATATGTCTAAAGACGATGAAAATTCTTTGTTTCAAATTTTAGACGAAACCCCTTCAGCAGAAGACAAACTTATTACCGAACAAAACTTAGCCAAACTACTTCGGGATATCAAAAAATTAAAACCGCATTATCAAGAGGTGATTAATCTACGCTACTTTCAAGAGTTAAGTTATAAAGAAATCTCCACCCAATTAAACGAACCTATTAACAACGTTAAGGTAAAACTCTTACGTGCTAAAAAACTTTTAGCAGAAATTATTCAGAAAAAATAA
- the lipA gene encoding lipoyl synthase, which yields MNTDTASNIIPERVAKPKWLRVKLPTGKKYTELRGLVDKYKLNTICASGSCPNMGECWGEGTATFMILGNVCTRSCGFCGVKTGRPETVDWDEPEKVARSIKIMKIKHAVLTSVDRDDLKDMGSIMWNETVKAVRRMNPETTLETLIPDFQGVELHIDRIIDVAPEVVSHNIETVRRLTREVRIQAKYDRSLGVLKYLKQQGQRRTKSGIMLGLGEMREEVIETLHDLRANDVDVVTIGQYLQPSKKHLPVKQFITPDQFEEYREIGLGLGFRHVESSALVRSSYKAQKHIN from the coding sequence ATGAATACAGATACTGCTTCAAACATAATTCCGGAACGAGTAGCAAAACCAAAATGGCTTCGTGTAAAGTTACCAACAGGTAAAAAGTACACCGAACTTCGTGGTTTAGTAGACAAATACAAACTGAATACTATTTGCGCATCAGGAAGCTGTCCGAACATGGGAGAATGCTGGGGAGAAGGTACCGCAACTTTTATGATTCTTGGTAACGTTTGTACACGTTCTTGTGGTTTTTGTGGTGTAAAAACCGGAAGACCAGAAACGGTAGATTGGGATGAACCTGAAAAAGTAGCACGCTCTATTAAAATCATGAAAATTAAGCATGCGGTTTTAACTAGCGTAGATCGTGATGACTTAAAAGACATGGGAAGCATTATGTGGAATGAAACGGTTAAAGCGGTTCGCAGAATGAATCCGGAAACGACACTAGAAACACTAATTCCAGATTTTCAAGGTGTAGAATTACATATTGACAGAATTATAGATGTTGCTCCAGAAGTAGTTTCTCATAATATTGAAACCGTAAGACGCTTAACTCGCGAAGTACGTATTCAAGCAAAATACGATCGAAGTTTGGGGGTTTTAAAATACTTAAAACAACAAGGACAAAGAAGAACAAAGTCTGGCATCATGTTAGGTCTAGGCGAAATGCGAGAAGAAGTTATAGAAACATTACACGATTTAAGAGCGAATGATGTAGATGTAGTAACTATTGGCCAATATTTACAACCGAGTAAAAAACACTTACCTGTAAAGCAATTTATTACTCCAGATCAATTTGAAGAATATAGAGAAATTGGTTTAGGTCTTGGTTTTCGTCATGTAGAAAGTAGCGCTTTAGTACGTTCCTCTTACAAAGCTCAAAAACATATTAATTAA
- the gap gene encoding type I glyceraldehyde-3-phosphate dehydrogenase has translation MIHVAINGFGRIGRRVFRLLQNNPNIQVVAINDLADARTLSHLLKYDSIHGIFNEDISCNENHIIVNNKNIPLLNKQKLEDINWKPYDIDFVIEATGKFKTTEALNLHIKNGAKRVILSVPPIEDDIKTVVLGVNEAILDGTEKIISNASCTTNNAAPMLAIMQELCGIKQAYITTVHSYTTDQSLHDQPHRDLRRARAAGQSIVPTTTGAAKALTKIFPELANVIGGCGIRVPVANGSLTDITLNVEKNVTIEQINDAFKKASQNKYKGILEYTEDPIVSIDIVGNTHSCIFDSQMTSTIGNMVKIIGWYDNETGYSSRIIDLISNLSVKS, from the coding sequence ATGATTCATGTTGCAATAAATGGATTTGGAAGAATTGGTAGACGCGTTTTTAGACTACTTCAAAACAATCCAAACATACAAGTCGTTGCTATAAATGATTTAGCAGACGCAAGAACATTAAGCCATCTTTTAAAGTATGATAGTATTCATGGCATTTTTAACGAAGACATTTCTTGTAATGAAAATCACATTATAGTAAACAATAAAAATATTCCTTTATTAAATAAGCAAAAGCTAGAAGATATTAATTGGAAACCTTATGATATCGATTTTGTTATTGAAGCAACAGGAAAGTTTAAAACCACAGAAGCGCTAAACCTGCATATTAAAAACGGTGCAAAACGCGTTATTTTAAGTGTTCCTCCTATAGAAGATGACATAAAAACAGTAGTTTTAGGTGTTAATGAAGCTATTTTAGATGGCACTGAAAAAATAATATCTAACGCATCTTGTACCACAAACAATGCGGCACCAATGCTTGCTATCATGCAAGAGCTGTGCGGTATTAAACAAGCATATATTACCACAGTCCATTCCTACACCACAGATCAAAGTTTACACGATCAACCACATAGAGATCTACGTCGTGCAAGAGCTGCTGGACAGTCCATTGTACCAACAACAACTGGAGCAGCAAAGGCACTTACAAAAATATTTCCAGAATTAGCAAATGTAATTGGCGGTTGCGGTATTAGAGTTCCTGTGGCGAATGGCTCGCTTACAGACATCACTTTAAATGTGGAGAAAAATGTAACCATCGAGCAGATTAATGATGCATTTAAAAAAGCTTCGCAAAATAAATACAAAGGCATTTTGGAATATACCGAAGATCCAATTGTATCTATCGATATTGTAGGAAATACACATTCCTGCATATTTGATTCTCAAATGACTTCAACCATTGGAAACATGGTAAAAATTATTGGTTGGTACGATAATGAGACAGGGTATTCTAGTAGAATAATTGATTTAATTAGCAATTTATCGGTAAAAAGTTAA
- a CDS encoding ATP-binding protein, translated as MFRINYYICAIIMVLSCSVFSQEITTQERDTIQQNVNNLIRLAQKNIDNSNYFEAQKELENALIPATTIEDKKSIGLIYSKLGKINYIIEEPDEAIKQLTKAVATQRLFNDKINLAESYKTFGNVYVAKKEYNIALDYYKSSKNLFEQEGLDDFVAEVDLKKGQTFLALEDYNKAKLLFENAIDLANRYNLKKIHSSAQINLGVVYAKLGNIDKAIEITNEGVNEAINNDFHNIISEGYLVLSDLNQETKNYKLANSYLRKHIKLSDSLLNIKRQNLNPERRFEYLLKNQTEYQKKQAADLEELKDSKNLSKLTAILSVALITILSLLTLSLYKNNRIRLKTNNMLHKKNGELILAKEKAELASKTKANFLSTVTHELRTPLYAVTGLSNMLLDENPKPEQVQHLKSLKFSGDYLLTFINDILQINKIEANKVEVEPEVFNLKKKVANVIAALNNSAIDNGIKLHFEYDKDLPENYNADQLKISQILINLIGNSIKFTKDGDIWVRVYKLNQTGRTYSIRFEIEDNGIGISKEKQEHMFESFSQGSIQINRKYGGTGLGLSIVKGLIDILKGKIYLKSELGKGSNFIFEIPLNYTDQVIEEETKKNYFKNISEIELSTIKILVVEDNKINQMITKKILNKMNLNCDIVDNGEDAVEQVRNTNYDVVLMDIHMPGISGLEATKIIRGFKKDLTIFALTAVTLEDKMHEFDEAGFDDIISKPFKQEDFEKKLYQALIKEEVAIVK; from the coding sequence ATGTTCCGAATCAACTACTATATATGTGCTATTATCATGGTGTTGAGTTGCAGTGTATTTTCTCAGGAAATCACTACTCAAGAGAGAGACACTATACAACAAAATGTAAATAACCTAATAAGGTTAGCTCAAAAAAACATAGATAATTCTAATTATTTTGAAGCGCAAAAAGAGCTTGAGAACGCGCTTATTCCTGCTACAACTATTGAAGATAAAAAAAGTATAGGGCTAATATATTCTAAACTTGGAAAAATTAATTACATCATTGAAGAACCAGATGAAGCGATAAAGCAACTAACAAAAGCAGTTGCCACACAACGCCTTTTTAATGATAAAATTAACCTTGCAGAATCTTACAAAACCTTTGGTAACGTTTATGTTGCAAAAAAGGAATACAACATCGCATTAGACTATTATAAATCGTCAAAAAACCTTTTTGAACAAGAAGGTCTAGATGATTTTGTTGCCGAAGTTGACCTTAAAAAGGGACAGACTTTCTTAGCACTAGAAGACTACAACAAAGCCAAATTACTTTTTGAAAACGCTATCGATTTAGCTAACAGATATAATTTAAAAAAAATACATAGTAGTGCTCAAATAAACCTAGGAGTTGTTTACGCTAAACTTGGCAATATTGATAAAGCTATTGAAATCACCAACGAAGGTGTAAATGAAGCCATTAATAATGATTTCCATAATATTATAAGTGAAGGCTATTTAGTTTTAAGTGACTTAAACCAAGAAACTAAAAACTACAAACTTGCTAATTCGTATTTAAGGAAACACATTAAATTATCAGATTCTCTTTTAAATATAAAAAGACAAAATTTGAATCCAGAAAGAAGGTTTGAATATTTATTAAAAAACCAAACAGAGTATCAAAAAAAGCAAGCTGCAGACCTTGAAGAACTTAAAGATTCAAAAAACCTTAGTAAACTAACGGCTATTCTAAGTGTTGCATTAATTACTATTTTATCGTTATTAACTTTATCGTTATATAAAAACAACAGAATAAGGTTAAAAACAAACAATATGTTGCACAAAAAGAACGGCGAACTTATTCTAGCTAAAGAAAAAGCAGAATTAGCTTCAAAAACAAAAGCCAACTTTTTATCTACGGTAACACATGAATTAAGAACACCTTTATATGCAGTAACCGGATTAAGTAATATGCTTTTAGACGAAAATCCGAAACCAGAACAAGTACAGCATTTAAAGTCTTTAAAATTCTCTGGAGATTACCTATTAACTTTTATTAATGATATTCTTCAAATAAATAAAATTGAAGCGAATAAAGTGGAAGTAGAGCCAGAAGTATTCAATTTAAAAAAGAAAGTAGCTAATGTTATTGCTGCGTTAAATAATTCTGCAATAGATAATGGCATAAAACTCCATTTTGAATACGACAAAGACTTACCAGAAAACTACAATGCAGATCAACTAAAGATTTCTCAAATACTAATTAATCTCATTGGAAACTCTATAAAATTCACAAAGGATGGCGACATCTGGGTTAGAGTATATAAGCTTAACCAAACAGGTAGAACCTACTCTATTAGATTTGAAATAGAAGATAACGGAATTGGTATTAGCAAAGAAAAGCAAGAACACATGTTTGAAAGCTTCTCACAAGGCTCTATTCAAATTAATAGAAAATACGGAGGTACTGGTTTAGGTTTATCTATTGTAAAAGGGTTAATAGATATCTTAAAGGGGAAAATTTATCTTAAAAGTGAATTAGGTAAAGGTTCTAACTTTATTTTTGAAATCCCATTAAACTATACAGATCAAGTAATTGAAGAAGAAACTAAAAAGAATTATTTTAAAAACATAAGCGAAATAGAATTGAGTACAATAAAAATCTTAGTAGTCGAAGACAACAAAATCAACCAAATGATTACCAAAAAGATTCTTAACAAAATGAATCTTAATTGTGACATTGTTGATAACGGAGAAGATGCTGTAGAGCAAGTTAGAAACACAAATTACGATGTTGTTTTAATGGATATACACATGCCTGGAATTAGCGGACTAGAAGCAACCAAGATAATTAGAGGCTTCAAAAAAGACCTTACCATATTTGCTTTAACAGCGGTAACTTTGGAAGACAAAATGCATGAATTTGACGAAGCAGGATTTGATGATATCATATCTAAGCCATTTAAGCAAGAAGACTTTGAAAAGAAACTATACCAAGCTTTAATCAAGGAAGAAGTTGCAATAGTTAAGTAG
- the lpxK gene encoding tetraacyldisaccharide 4'-kinase, producing MKLLRYFLFPVVPIYYLVTWLRNVFYDNGIFKSQSYDFPVLAVGNLSVGGTGKTPMIEYLIALLKDKKQVATLSRGYKRSSEGFYLADNNANAKLLGDEPFQFYRKFKKDIQVAVDADRQNGIKNLMQQETAPEVILLDDAYQHRKVKAGFYVLLTTYSNLYTKDWVLPTGNLREPRAGAKRANCIVVTKCPDNLSAIEKDEIIRSINPKANQSVFFSAIRYADSVFSEEKKLGLKTLHDFTLVTGIANATPLVNHLKTEGLQFDHLNFKDHHDFTAQDIELFKSKSLIITTEKDYVRLLQFDALKDKVFYLPITVNIDRAEAFNAKVLEFVTT from the coding sequence ATGAAATTATTGCGATACTTTTTATTTCCTGTTGTACCAATTTACTATCTAGTAACTTGGTTGCGTAACGTGTTTTATGATAATGGTATTTTTAAATCTCAATCGTACGATTTTCCGGTATTAGCTGTTGGTAATTTAAGTGTTGGTGGCACTGGTAAAACACCAATGATTGAGTATTTAATAGCTTTACTGAAAGATAAAAAACAAGTGGCTACTTTAAGTCGAGGGTATAAACGAAGTAGTGAAGGTTTTTATTTGGCAGATAATAATGCCAATGCAAAATTATTGGGGGATGAGCCTTTTCAATTTTATAGAAAATTTAAAAAAGACATTCAAGTTGCCGTGGATGCAGATAGACAAAACGGAATTAAAAATTTAATGCAACAAGAAACTGCTCCAGAAGTTATTTTATTAGACGATGCCTACCAACATAGAAAAGTAAAAGCTGGTTTTTATGTTTTATTAACTACCTATAGTAATTTATATACGAAGGATTGGGTTTTACCAACGGGAAATTTACGAGAGCCAAGGGCAGGAGCGAAGCGAGCAAATTGTATTGTAGTAACTAAATGTCCTGATAACTTAAGTGCTATAGAAAAAGATGAAATTATAAGAAGTATTAATCCGAAAGCAAATCAAAGTGTTTTTTTTAGTGCTATTCGTTATGCAGATAGTGTTTTTTCTGAAGAAAAGAAACTGGGATTAAAAACGTTACATGATTTTACTTTGGTCACCGGAATTGCAAATGCAACGCCTTTGGTGAATCATTTAAAAACGGAAGGTTTGCAATTTGATCATTTAAATTTTAAAGATCATCATGACTTTACAGCGCAAGATATAGAACTGTTTAAAAGTAAGTCGCTTATTATTACTACGGAAAAAGATTATGTAAGGTTGTTACAGTTTGATGCTTTAAAAGATAAAGTATTTTATCTACCTATTACTGTAAATATAGATAGAGCTGAAGCTTTTAATGCTAAAGTTTTAGAGTTTGTTACTACTTAA
- a CDS encoding Nif3-like dinuclear metal center hexameric protein, with protein sequence MIIQDVINYLEEFSPLAYAEDFDNVGLLVGDKNTKLTGVLVTLDTLEEVVDEAIKENCNLIVSFHPIIFKGLKKITGKTYVERVVIKAIKHDIAIYSMHTALDNAWQGVNSMICDQLQLNNRSILIPQTQSIKKLTTFVPNEQAEKVRKALFKAGAGNIGNYSNCSFNTKGVGTYKANENANPTLGKIGETHQEAETQISVTFAKHSKSTILQALFKTHPYEEVAYEIVTLENNNQHIGMGMLGELENAMTEADFLKYLKTKMQASCIRHSNLRNKPIKKVAVLGGSGSFAISAAKASGADVLVTSDLKYHDFFSAENSIVLADIGHYESEQYTKNGLVAHLTKKITNFAVVLSKTNTNPVQYF encoded by the coding sequence ATGATTATTCAAGATGTCATAAATTACCTTGAAGAATTTTCGCCTTTAGCATATGCCGAAGATTTTGATAACGTTGGTTTACTTGTAGGAGACAAAAATACCAAACTCACTGGAGTTCTAGTAACACTAGACACTTTAGAAGAAGTAGTAGATGAAGCAATTAAAGAAAATTGTAATCTTATTGTAAGTTTTCATCCTATTATTTTTAAAGGTTTAAAAAAAATCACAGGAAAAACCTATGTAGAACGGGTAGTTATTAAAGCCATAAAACATGACATTGCTATTTATTCTATGCATACCGCATTAGATAATGCATGGCAAGGTGTGAATAGTATGATTTGCGACCAATTACAACTTAATAATAGAAGCATTTTAATACCGCAAACCCAAAGCATTAAAAAACTAACTACTTTTGTTCCTAATGAACAAGCTGAAAAAGTACGCAAAGCGTTATTTAAGGCAGGAGCAGGAAATATAGGCAACTATAGTAATTGTAGTTTTAATACCAAAGGAGTTGGCACGTATAAAGCCAATGAAAATGCAAATCCTACATTGGGTAAAATAGGAGAAACACATCAAGAAGCAGAAACCCAAATTTCTGTAACTTTTGCAAAACACTCAAAATCCACCATTTTACAGGCCCTTTTTAAAACACATCCTTACGAAGAAGTAGCCTATGAAATAGTCACTTTAGAAAACAATAATCAACATATAGGAATGGGAATGCTTGGCGAACTAGAAAACGCTATGACAGAAGCCGATTTTTTAAAGTATTTAAAAACGAAAATGCAAGCTAGCTGTATTAGACACTCCAATTTACGCAACAAACCAATAAAAAAAGTAGCTGTTTTAGGTGGCTCTGGTAGTTTCGCAATTTCTGCTGCAAAAGCCTCAGGAGCAGATGTATTAGTGACTTCCGACTTAAAATATCACGACTTCTTTTCTGCCGAAAATAGCATTGTTTTAGCAGATATTGGCCATTATGAGAGCGAACAGTACACAAAAAACGGTTTAGTAGCGCATCTTACAAAAAAAATTACTAATTTTGCAGTCGTTTTATCAAAGACAAACACCAATCCTGTTCAATATTTTTAA
- a CDS encoding zinc ribbon domain-containing protein yields the protein MAKKKEVTVEDRLRALYDLQLIDSRIDEIRNVRGELPLEVRDLEDEVTGLKTRLEKLELSLEATNNDIDSKKNLIEEAKSLIKKYAEQQKNVRNNREFNSLTKEVEFQELEIQLADKHIKEFKAQIDQKKIVISENKDRLKARQTHLKHKQSELNAILAETEKEEKALIKKSDEYKESIEDRLVAAYTRIRVNVKNGLAVVPIERGAAGGSYFTIPPQVQVEIASRKKIITDEHSGRILVDANLAEEQKEKMEKMFAKL from the coding sequence ATGGCAAAAAAGAAAGAAGTAACTGTAGAAGATCGCTTAAGAGCGTTGTATGATTTACAACTCATAGACTCTCGTATAGACGAAATAAGAAATGTACGTGGAGAACTTCCATTAGAAGTTCGCGATTTAGAAGATGAAGTTACTGGTTTAAAGACAAGATTAGAAAAGCTTGAATTAAGCTTAGAAGCTACTAATAATGACATTGACTCAAAAAAGAATTTAATTGAAGAAGCAAAATCTTTAATTAAAAAATATGCTGAGCAACAAAAAAATGTTAGAAATAACAGAGAGTTTAACTCACTGACTAAAGAAGTTGAATTTCAAGAATTAGAAATTCAATTAGCAGACAAGCACATTAAAGAATTTAAAGCGCAAATAGATCAGAAGAAAATAGTAATTTCTGAAAACAAAGATCGTTTGAAAGCTCGCCAAACACATTTAAAGCACAAACAAAGTGAATTAAATGCCATTTTAGCGGAAACAGAAAAAGAAGAAAAAGCGCTGATTAAGAAATCGGATGAATACAAAGAATCTATTGAAGATCGTTTAGTTGCTGCTTACACTAGAATTAGAGTAAATGTAAAAAACGGTTTAGCTGTTGTGCCAATTGAAAGAGGTGCTGCTGGAGGTTCTTACTTTACCATTCCACCACAAGTACAAGTAGAAATTGCTAGTCGTAAAAAAATTATTACCGATGAGCATTCTGGACGTATTTTAGTTGATGCTAATTTAGCTGAAGAACAAAAAGAAAAAATGGAAAAAATGTTTGCAAAACTATAA
- the msrA gene encoding peptide-methionine (S)-S-oxide reductase MsrA, translating into MKLHKTFLLSLLLITLFSCKNTAQVNEDQQAVINATPVEVALENGKAKAYFASGCFWCVEAVFESVKGVDESISGYSGGQTKNPTYEASNTGRTGHAEAVEIIYNPEVVSFSTLVDVYFASQDPTQVNGQGPDRGSQYRSIIFYQNEAQKEIIVKKKEALAKKLGKTIAAEVYPFQKFWVAEDYHQNYERLHPENRYIQGVSIPRLRRFQSLMPEILKEKH; encoded by the coding sequence ATGAAACTGCACAAAACCTTTTTATTATCCCTCTTACTTATTACTTTATTCAGTTGTAAAAACACAGCACAAGTTAATGAAGACCAACAAGCTGTAATTAACGCAACACCAGTAGAAGTTGCTTTAGAAAACGGAAAAGCCAAAGCATACTTTGCCAGTGGCTGCTTTTGGTGTGTAGAAGCTGTTTTTGAAAGCGTAAAAGGCGTAGACGAATCTATTTCAGGTTATTCTGGCGGACAAACTAAAAACCCTACCTACGAGGCTAGCAACACAGGACGAACAGGTCATGCCGAAGCTGTAGAGATCATTTACAATCCAGAAGTAGTATCCTTTAGTACTTTAGTAGATGTTTATTTTGCATCACAAGACCCAACACAAGTAAATGGTCAAGGTCCGGATAGAGGAAGTCAATATCGTTCTATAATTTTTTATCAAAACGAAGCGCAAAAAGAAATCATCGTAAAGAAAAAAGAAGCATTAGCTAAAAAGTTAGGAAAAACTATTGCAGCAGAAGTATATCCTTTTCAAAAATTTTGGGTTGCCGAAGACTACCATCAAAACTACGAAAGACTACATCCCGAAAATAGATACATTCAAGGTGTTTCTATACCAAGATTAAGACGTTTTCAATCTTTAATGCCCGAAATATTAAAAGAAAAGCATTAG
- a CDS encoding DUF6090 family protein, which yields MIKFFRKIRYDLMEKNKTGKYLKYAIGEIVLVVIGILIALSINNWNETRKQKGTTNSIYFIVKEDLINDISEIDSFLKYYDEVRKPSFETVLNTKLTKEDWLKNPQYISVIDGYKDFSINQRGSELLKNQSVLIVNTEQNLASEINLFYNQHIVEIDVSIEELFRQNVEINKNLKKYDWFSSLLIHKEMEGVIDYISNNPIAKNEITLYYLVFDVYAQELINFRENAKELIVKIDNQLKDN from the coding sequence ATGATAAAATTCTTTAGAAAAATAAGATACGACTTGATGGAGAAAAATAAAACTGGAAAGTATTTGAAATATGCTATTGGAGAAATTGTTCTTGTGGTTATTGGAATTTTAATTGCATTGTCTATTAATAACTGGAATGAAACCAGAAAGCAAAAGGGAACTACCAATTCAATTTATTTCATTGTAAAGGAAGATTTGATTAATGATATTTCAGAAATTGATTCATTTTTAAAATATTATGATGAGGTGAGAAAGCCATCTTTTGAAACCGTTTTAAACACAAAACTTACAAAAGAAGACTGGTTAAAAAATCCACAATACATATCTGTAATAGATGGATATAAAGATTTTTCTATAAACCAGCGTGGTTCTGAATTGCTGAAAAATCAATCAGTCCTTATCGTAAATACCGAACAAAACCTAGCTTCTGAAATCAACTTATTCTACAATCAACATATTGTAGAAATAGATGTTTCAATCGAGGAACTATTCCGTCAAAATGTAGAAATAAATAAAAATCTAAAAAAATATGATTGGTTTTCATCTTTATTAATACACAAGGAAATGGAAGGCGTAATAGATTATATTTCTAATAATCCTATTGCAAAAAATGAGATAACATTATATTATTTAGTTTTTGACGTATATGCACAAGAATTGATAAATTTTAGAGAAAACGCAAAAGAATTGATAGTTAAAATCGATAATCAATTAAAAGATAACTAG
- a CDS encoding transposase codes for MYRNDKVIRRYSEPFKLKILAELTIGKHTKSELCKLYSIAPTTVNVWIKKYNRKDLMNTRVKVETKDEISRIKALQKEVEQLKKLLLKKDLDAMVQDCYLEVAAEDLGYKSVNELKKKLSIKP; via the coding sequence ATGTATAGAAATGACAAAGTAATTAGACGTTACAGTGAGCCTTTTAAATTAAAAATTTTAGCCGAACTTACAATCGGAAAACACACAAAGAGTGAACTTTGTAAACTCTACTCTATTGCACCTACAACAGTAAACGTGTGGATTAAAAAGTATAATCGTAAAGACTTAATGAACACCAGAGTAAAAGTGGAAACAAAAGACGAAATATCTAGAATAAAAGCACTTCAAAAAGAGGTTGAACAACTTAAAAAACTACTACTTAAAAAGGATCTCGATGCTATGGTACAGGATTGTTATCTTGAAGTAGCAGCTGAAGATCTTGGTTATAAATCAGTTAATGAACTAAAAAAAAAGCTAAGTATAAAGCCTTAA
- a CDS encoding helix-turn-helix transcriptional regulator, whose translation MKRSLEHIDYKEDIEALAKFAKALGHPTRIAILKHLENQSCCFTGDLVDVLPISQSTVSQHLKELKNAGLIQGELKPPKIKYCIHPENWKIAKTLFQQFFD comes from the coding sequence ATGAAAAGAAGCTTAGAGCATATAGACTACAAGGAAGATATAGAAGCATTGGCTAAATTTGCTAAAGCTTTAGGACATCCAACTCGTATTGCCATTTTAAAACATCTTGAAAATCAATCGTGTTGTTTTACAGGAGATTTAGTAGACGTATTGCCAATTTCTCAATCTACAGTTTCACAACATTTAAAGGAATTAAAAAATGCAGGTTTAATTCAAGGCGAATTAAAACCACCAAAAATAAAGTATTGTATTCATCCTGAAAACTGGAAAATTGCAAAAACTTTATTTCAACAATTTTTTGATTGA
- a CDS encoding thioredoxin family protein, giving the protein MSKVIKILGTGCPKCKSMTGVVKDVVAANHIDATIEKVEDIMEIMKFNVMTTPALVIDDVITIKGRVPSKDEVLALLN; this is encoded by the coding sequence ATGAGCAAAGTAATTAAAATTTTAGGAACAGGCTGTCCAAAATGTAAATCCATGACTGGTGTAGTTAAAGATGTGGTTGCTGCAAACCACATAGATGCAACTATTGAAAAAGTAGAAGATATCATGGAAATTATGAAATTTAATGTAATGACAACACCAGCTTTAGTAATAGATGACGTGATTACAATAAAAGGTAGAGTGCCTTCAAAAGATGAAGTATTGGCGCTTTTAAACTAA
- a CDS encoding OsmC family protein, with translation MNYHIQASSIVKQDATLHIKQSNIDFGTTSKTAETLPNPAELFLGSFASCVLKNVERFSTMMKFTYTKAIIEVNATRLENPPRMENILYNLTIYSNDKKLNKELLKKNIEKFGTIYNTVKLSCTISGTISTIENV, from the coding sequence ATGAATTATCATATCCAGGCTTCATCCATTGTAAAGCAAGATGCTACTCTTCATATAAAGCAATCGAATATCGATTTTGGCACCACTTCAAAAACTGCCGAAACCTTGCCAAATCCTGCCGAATTATTTCTAGGTTCTTTTGCTTCCTGCGTACTCAAAAATGTGGAACGATTTTCAACGATGATGAAATTCACCTACACAAAAGCTATAATAGAAGTAAATGCTACTCGTCTTGAAAATCCGCCAAGGATGGAAAACATCCTGTATAATTTGACCATTTATAGCAACGATAAAAAACTCAATAAAGAATTACTTAAAAAGAATATTGAAAAATTTGGTACGATCTATAATACGGTAAAATTGTCTTGTACCATTTCTGGAACGATTAGCACGATTGAAAATGTTTGA